In a genomic window of Plectropomus leopardus isolate mb chromosome 6, YSFRI_Pleo_2.0, whole genome shotgun sequence:
- the fam219ab gene encoding protein FAM219A has product MMEEIDRFQVPSAVQEAEMQAEMQPLDPASSTASEVDSDTREGEPVTINYKPSPLQMKIEKQRELARKGSLKNGNTVGSPVNQQPKKNNVMARTRLVVPNKGYSSLDQSPDEKPLVALDTDSDDDFDMSRYSSSGYSSAEQINQDLNIQLLKDGYRLDEIPDDEDLDLIPPKSVNPTCMCCQATSSTTCQIQ; this is encoded by the exons ATGATGGAAGAAATAGATAGATTTCAAGTGCCGAGTGCCGTACAGGAGGCGGAGATGCAGGCAGAGATGCAGCCGCTG GACCCGGCCTCGTCCACAGCCTCAGAGGTGGACTCCGACACCAGAGAGGGGGAACCTGTCACCATCAACTACAAGCCCTCACCCCTGCAGATGAAAATAG agaaacagagagagctgGCTAGAAAGGGCTCACTGAAGAATGGCAACACTGTAGGTAGTCCAGTCAACCAGCAGCCCAAGAAGAACAACGTCATGGCCAGAACACG GTTGGTAGTGCCCAATAAAGGTTATTCCTCTCTAGACCAGAGCCCGGATGAGAAGCCCTTGGTGGCGCTAGACACAGACAG TGATGATGATTTCGACATGTCCAGATACTCATCATCGGGATACTCCTCTGCTGAG CAAATCAATCAAGATCTGAACATCCAGCTGCTTAAAGACGGTTACCGCCTAGATGAGATCCCGGACGATGAGGACCTGGATCTGATCCCGCCAAAATCAGTCAACCCCACCTGCATGTGCTGCCAGGcaacctcctccaccacctgTCAAATACAGTAA